In one window of Microbacterium dextranolyticum DNA:
- a CDS encoding Ppx/GppA phosphatase family protein, which translates to MRLGVLDIGSNTVHLLVADVRPGGRPQATTSKRTVLRLMRYLQEDGSISAEGVDALVSAVSEARAVAERENVAELLATATSAVREATNGADVIARIEEALGQDLQVLGGESEARFTFLAVRRWFGWSAGQILLFDIGGGSLEIAAGADELPDVASSVPLGAGRMTVEFLSQDPPGEEAVEVLRAHARETLAPVVAAMAGQPRSDHVVGSSKAIRSLAKLAGYPVPGWSGSERMLLPRGALGSWIPRLSRLPASARQELPGITADRAFQIVAGAVVLHTAMTLLDIDELEVSPWALREGVLLRYIESLSWSAPAV; encoded by the coding sequence ATGCGTCTCGGAGTGCTCGACATCGGCTCGAACACCGTTCACCTGCTCGTCGCCGATGTCCGCCCCGGCGGGCGCCCGCAGGCCACGACGAGCAAGAGGACGGTCCTGCGCCTCATGCGATACCTGCAGGAGGACGGCTCGATCAGCGCCGAGGGGGTGGATGCCCTGGTCTCGGCCGTGTCCGAGGCGCGCGCCGTCGCCGAGCGCGAGAACGTCGCCGAGCTGCTCGCGACGGCCACCAGCGCCGTGCGCGAGGCAACGAACGGCGCCGACGTGATCGCACGCATCGAAGAAGCGCTCGGCCAAGACCTGCAGGTGCTCGGCGGTGAGTCCGAGGCGCGGTTCACGTTCCTCGCGGTGCGGCGCTGGTTCGGGTGGTCGGCGGGGCAGATCCTGCTGTTCGACATCGGCGGCGGGTCGCTCGAGATCGCCGCGGGCGCCGACGAACTGCCCGACGTGGCATCCTCGGTGCCGCTGGGCGCGGGCCGGATGACGGTCGAGTTCCTGTCGCAGGATCCTCCCGGCGAAGAGGCGGTCGAGGTGCTGCGCGCCCACGCGCGCGAAACGCTGGCGCCGGTCGTCGCCGCGATGGCCGGCCAGCCGCGCTCCGACCACGTCGTCGGGTCGTCGAAGGCGATCCGGTCGCTCGCGAAGCTCGCGGGGTACCCCGTGCCCGGATGGAGCGGAAGCGAACGGATGCTGCTACCTCGCGGCGCTCTGGGCTCGTGGATCCCACGGCTGTCGCGCCTGCCCGCGAGCGCACGCCAGGAGCTTCCCGGGATCACGGCCGACCGCGCCTTCCAGATCGTGGCCGGCGCCGTCGTGCTGCACACCGCGATGACCCTGCTCGACATCGACGAGCTCGAGGTGAGCCCGTGGGCTCTGCGCGAGGGCGTGCTGCTGCGCTACATCGAGTCGCTCAGTTGGAGCGCCCCCGCGGTCTGA
- the coaA gene encoding type I pantothenate kinase: protein MSTEDATTDVASLYREVDRAEWAALAPGIPAPLTETEVVQLRGIGDRLDLTEVREVYLPLSRLLSTYAENTKRLGAETSAFLREPDTTTPFVVGVAGSVAVGKSTIARLLRELMSRWPGTPRVELVTTDGFLYSNDELERRGIMHRKGFPESYDRRALVRFLTDVKSGAPEARAPFYSHMRYDIIPDALVTVRRPDVVIVEGLNVLSPPPTPNDVAVSDLFDFSIYVDADEADIAQWYVDRFLALRQGAFSNPSSFFRVFAELSDAEAVDTAMGYWNDINLPNLRENVAPTRHRATLVLNKAADHTVESVLLRKL, encoded by the coding sequence ATGTCCACCGAAGACGCGACGACCGACGTCGCCTCGCTGTACCGCGAGGTCGACCGAGCCGAGTGGGCGGCCCTCGCCCCCGGCATCCCGGCCCCTCTCACCGAGACCGAGGTCGTGCAGCTGCGCGGCATCGGCGACCGCCTCGACCTCACCGAGGTGCGCGAGGTGTACCTGCCGCTGAGCCGGCTGCTGTCGACGTACGCCGAGAACACGAAGCGACTCGGCGCCGAGACCTCCGCGTTCCTGCGCGAGCCCGACACGACGACTCCCTTCGTCGTCGGCGTCGCCGGCTCGGTCGCCGTCGGAAAGTCGACCATCGCGCGCCTGCTGCGCGAGCTCATGAGCCGGTGGCCCGGCACGCCCCGTGTCGAGCTGGTCACCACCGACGGGTTCCTGTACTCCAACGACGAGCTCGAGCGCCGCGGCATCATGCACCGCAAGGGGTTTCCCGAGTCGTACGATCGGCGCGCCCTGGTGCGCTTTCTCACCGACGTGAAATCCGGTGCCCCCGAAGCGCGCGCCCCGTTCTACTCGCACATGCGGTACGACATCATCCCCGACGCCCTCGTCACCGTGCGCCGCCCCGACGTCGTCATCGTCGAGGGGTTGAACGTGCTCTCACCACCCCCGACGCCCAACGACGTCGCGGTCAGCGACCTGTTCGACTTCTCGATCTACGTGGATGCCGACGAGGCCGACATCGCCCAGTGGTACGTCGACCGCTTTCTCGCGCTCCGCCAAGGCGCGTTCTCGAACCCGAGCTCGTTCTTCAGAGTGTTCGCCGAGCTGTCGGACGCCGAAGCGGTCGACACCGCGATGGGGTACTGGAACGACATCAACCTGCCGAACCTGCGCGAGAACGTCGCCCCGACACGGCACCGGGCGACCCTCGTGCTGAACAAGGCCGCCGACCACACCGTCGAGAGCGTGCTGCTGCGCAAGCTCTGA
- the glmS gene encoding glutamine--fructose-6-phosphate transaminase (isomerizing) has product MCGIVGYVGPRDSQAILISGLARLEYRGYDSAGIAVVDRDGALEMRKRAGKLQVLRDDLAAHPMPDGTTGIGHTRWATHGGPTDANAHPHLADDDKLAVIHNGIIENFAELKADLVSLGYTFRSETDTEVAAVLLGHEYRASGDLVTAFRAVVSRLEGAFTLLAMHQDEPGLVVGARRNSPLVIGLGEGENFLASDVAAFVEHTRHALAIGQDQIVAITPAGVEVTDFDGVPVEASPFEVVWDASAAEKGGWPSFMAKEVSEEPEAVANTIRGRVHPGAEGGEVVIPELDGLDELFVGIRHIIVIACGTAAYAGQTGAYAIEQWTRIPVSVELAHEFRYRDPVIGDDTLVVSISQSGETMDTLMAVKYAHEKGAKTLSICNTQGATIPRESDAVIYTHAGPEVAVASTKAFVAQITALYLLALHVGRVRGVLSAAESADHVRELEAIPAKIQRVLDEEQAHIEQFSHWMADTQSVLFLGRHVGYPVALEGALKLKEISYIHAEGFAAGELKHGPIALIEPGQPVFVIVPSPRESAELHKKVVSNIQEIRARGARVIVVAEEGDAAVLPFADEVLRIPLAGPFFEPLLAVVPLHIFAMGLANAKGLDVDQPRNLAKSVTVE; this is encoded by the coding sequence ATGTGTGGAATCGTCGGATACGTGGGCCCGCGCGACAGCCAGGCCATTCTGATCTCGGGCCTGGCCCGTCTCGAGTACCGCGGGTACGACTCCGCCGGCATCGCCGTCGTCGACCGTGACGGCGCCCTCGAGATGCGCAAGCGCGCCGGCAAGCTGCAGGTGCTGCGCGACGACCTCGCCGCACACCCCATGCCCGACGGCACCACCGGCATCGGGCACACGCGCTGGGCGACGCACGGCGGACCGACGGATGCCAACGCGCACCCGCACCTCGCCGACGACGACAAACTCGCCGTCATCCACAACGGCATCATCGAGAACTTCGCCGAGCTGAAGGCCGACCTGGTGAGCCTCGGCTACACCTTCCGCTCCGAGACCGACACCGAGGTCGCCGCCGTGCTGCTCGGGCACGAGTACCGGGCATCCGGCGACCTCGTCACCGCGTTCCGCGCCGTGGTCTCGCGACTCGAGGGCGCGTTCACGCTCCTCGCGATGCACCAGGACGAGCCCGGCCTCGTCGTCGGCGCCCGCCGCAACTCGCCCCTGGTCATCGGCCTCGGCGAGGGCGAGAACTTCCTCGCCTCCGACGTCGCCGCCTTCGTCGAGCACACCCGCCACGCCCTCGCGATCGGCCAGGACCAGATCGTCGCGATCACCCCCGCCGGCGTCGAGGTCACCGACTTCGACGGCGTGCCCGTCGAAGCCTCCCCGTTCGAGGTCGTGTGGGATGCCTCCGCCGCCGAGAAGGGCGGCTGGCCCTCGTTCATGGCCAAGGAGGTCTCGGAAGAGCCCGAGGCGGTCGCCAACACGATCCGCGGACGCGTGCACCCCGGCGCCGAGGGCGGAGAGGTCGTCATTCCCGAGCTCGACGGACTCGACGAGCTGTTCGTCGGCATCCGCCACATCATCGTCATCGCGTGCGGCACCGCCGCCTACGCCGGTCAGACCGGCGCCTACGCCATCGAGCAGTGGACCCGCATTCCCGTCAGCGTCGAGCTCGCCCACGAGTTCCGCTACCGCGACCCGGTCATCGGCGATGACACGCTCGTCGTCTCGATCAGCCAGTCCGGCGAGACCATGGACACCCTCATGGCCGTCAAGTACGCCCACGAGAAGGGCGCCAAGACGCTCTCGATCTGCAACACGCAGGGCGCCACCATTCCGCGCGAGTCGGATGCCGTGATCTACACCCACGCGGGGCCCGAGGTCGCCGTGGCATCCACCAAGGCGTTCGTCGCGCAGATCACCGCGCTGTACCTGCTGGCCCTGCACGTCGGCCGCGTGCGCGGCGTGCTCTCGGCCGCCGAGTCGGCCGACCACGTGCGCGAGCTCGAAGCGATCCCCGCGAAGATCCAGCGCGTGCTCGACGAGGAGCAGGCCCACATCGAGCAGTTCTCGCACTGGATGGCCGACACGCAGTCGGTGCTGTTCCTGGGGCGTCACGTCGGCTACCCGGTCGCTCTCGAGGGCGCGCTGAAGCTCAAGGAGATCAGCTACATCCACGCCGAGGGCTTCGCCGCCGGCGAGCTCAAGCACGGCCCCATCGCGCTCATCGAGCCCGGCCAGCCCGTGTTCGTCATCGTGCCGTCGCCGCGCGAATCGGCCGAGCTGCACAAGAAGGTCGTCTCGAACATCCAGGAGATCCGCGCCCGCGGTGCCCGCGTGATCGTGGTCGCCGAAGAGGGGGATGCCGCCGTGCTGCCCTTCGCCGACGAGGTGCTGCGCATCCCGCTCGCCGGCCCCTTCTTCGAGCCGCTGCTGGCCGTGGTGCCGCTGCACATCTTCGCGATGGGCCTCGCCAACGCCAAGGGCCTCGACGTCGACCAGCCGCGCAACCTCGCCAAGTCCGTCACCGTCGAGTAA
- a CDS encoding holo-ACP synthase, giving the protein MIVGIGVDLVDIPRFERSLERTPRLAERLFAPAERALKPHSLAARYAAKEALIKALGGSDGVHWTEIEIASEPSGRPVFSLCGETSATVDARGITALHLSLSHDAGLATAYVVAEASA; this is encoded by the coding sequence ATGATCGTCGGTATCGGCGTCGACCTGGTCGACATCCCACGATTCGAGCGTTCCCTGGAGCGCACGCCCCGGCTCGCCGAGCGGCTGTTCGCCCCGGCGGAGCGCGCGCTCAAGCCGCACTCGCTCGCCGCGCGCTACGCCGCGAAAGAGGCCCTGATCAAGGCTCTCGGCGGCTCGGACGGCGTGCACTGGACCGAGATCGAGATCGCCTCCGAGCCGAGCGGGCGCCCCGTCTTCTCGCTCTGCGGCGAGACGTCGGCGACGGTGGATGCCCGGGGCATCACCGCCCTGCACCTCTCCCTCAGCCACGACGCGGGACTCGCGACGGCCTACGTCGTGGCGGAGGCATCCGCATGA
- the alr gene encoding alanine racemase — protein sequence MSRLPAGVLREALIDTTAITENVRHLRRLTDSQVIAVVKADGYGHGAVRSAVAALAGGASRIGVSDITEALALRAAGIDAPIFAWLHAPGASFVEAAAQRIELGISSMAQLQAAADAASPDVPVGVHLKAETGLGRNGIAPAELPAVFAEAARLERIGRLRVIGIFSHLSNTTVDDDRAAVARFREALALAASVGLEPELRHIAASHAAIDLPEARFGCVRLGLAIYGLSPFADRTSADLGLHPAMTLRGAVAAVRRVPAGQGVSYGYLHRAETETTLALVPLGYADGVPRAASSGAAVRIAGETFPVAGRIAMDQFVVDVGDHEVAVGDAAVLFGDPTLGDPAVEVWADAADTVNYEVVTRIGPRVPRREVER from the coding sequence ATGAGCCGTCTGCCCGCCGGAGTGCTGCGCGAAGCACTGATCGACACCACCGCCATCACCGAGAACGTGCGGCACCTGCGGCGCCTCACCGACTCGCAGGTCATCGCCGTCGTCAAGGCCGACGGGTACGGACACGGCGCCGTGCGGTCGGCGGTCGCGGCCCTCGCGGGAGGTGCGAGTCGGATCGGCGTCTCGGACATCACCGAGGCCCTCGCCCTGCGCGCCGCGGGCATCGACGCCCCGATCTTCGCCTGGCTGCACGCCCCCGGTGCCTCGTTCGTCGAGGCCGCCGCGCAGCGGATCGAACTGGGCATCTCGAGCATGGCGCAGCTGCAGGCCGCGGCCGACGCGGCATCGCCCGACGTGCCCGTCGGCGTGCACCTGAAAGCCGAGACCGGCCTCGGCCGCAACGGCATCGCGCCTGCCGAGCTGCCGGCGGTGTTCGCCGAGGCGGCACGGCTCGAGCGGATCGGGCGGCTGCGCGTCATCGGCATCTTCAGCCACCTCTCCAACACGACCGTCGACGACGACCGGGCCGCCGTGGCGCGGTTCCGCGAGGCGCTCGCGCTCGCCGCGTCGGTCGGACTCGAACCCGAATTGCGGCACATCGCCGCCTCGCACGCGGCGATCGACCTGCCCGAGGCCCGGTTCGGGTGCGTGCGCCTCGGTCTCGCCATCTACGGGCTGTCGCCGTTCGCCGACCGGACGTCGGCCGACCTGGGCCTGCACCCCGCGATGACCCTGCGCGGTGCCGTGGCCGCCGTGCGCCGCGTTCCGGCCGGCCAGGGCGTCTCGTACGGGTACCTGCACCGCGCCGAGACCGAGACGACCCTCGCCCTCGTGCCCCTCGGCTACGCCGACGGCGTGCCGCGCGCCGCCTCGTCGGGGGCGGCGGTGCGCATCGCCGGCGAGACCTTCCCGGTCGCCGGGCGCATCGCCATGGACCAGTTCGTCGTCGACGTCGGCGACCACGAGGTCGCGGTCGGCGACGCCGCCGTGCTGTTCGGCGATCCGACTCTCGGCGACCCCGCGGTCGAGGTGTGGGCGGATGCCGCCGACACCGTCAACTACGAGGTCGTCACCCGCATCGGTCCGCGCGTCCCGCGGCGCGAGGTCGAGCGGTGA
- the tsaE gene encoding tRNA (adenosine(37)-N6)-threonylcarbamoyltransferase complex ATPase subunit type 1 TsaE — MTGLDAFVGEREVASAGDMEALGRDLGAALGAGDLVVLTGPLGAGKTTLTRGIAEALGVRGRVQSPTFVIARTHPSLGDGPALVHVDAYRLGTDGELDDLDIDFAHSVVIAEWAAPFAAAVADHWWEVEIDRGWSGTGVDNACGTAGHHVADMEDAAPRLVTITRRSRS; from the coding sequence ATGACGGGACTCGATGCCTTCGTCGGCGAACGCGAGGTGGCATCGGCCGGCGACATGGAGGCGCTCGGCCGCGACCTGGGAGCGGCGCTCGGCGCCGGCGATCTGGTCGTGCTGACCGGGCCCCTCGGCGCAGGCAAGACGACGCTGACCCGCGGGATCGCCGAGGCGCTCGGCGTCCGCGGGCGCGTGCAGAGCCCGACCTTCGTGATCGCTCGCACGCATCCGTCGCTGGGCGACGGACCGGCCCTCGTCCACGTCGACGCCTACCGGCTCGGCACCGACGGCGAGCTCGACGACCTCGACATCGATTTCGCGCATTCCGTCGTGATCGCCGAGTGGGCCGCCCCGTTCGCCGCCGCCGTCGCCGACCACTGGTGGGAGGTCGAGATCGACCGGGGCTGGTCGGGCACCGGCGTCGACAACGCCTGCGGCACGGCGGGGCACCATGTCGCCGACATGGAGGATGCCGCGCCGCGCCTGGTCACGATCACCCGGCGCTCCCGCTCCTGA
- the tsaB gene encoding tRNA (adenosine(37)-N6)-threonylcarbamoyltransferase complex dimerization subunit type 1 TsaB, with the protein MIVGIDTSLGTAVAVVEDDGVVRAEASSENPLAHAEVIGTLLQNVLAGAAHGPVGATTAATPVEVTHVAAGMGPGPFTGLRVGIAAARAFALGRSVPVVAVPSHDAAALALLMHAALADPFDDASRFAVVTDARRREYAYSVYDGLDDDGIPVRVAGPALAPRDDVDAVLAGLGAERRDVTAIPAAMVAALAARAIAAGRALTGDEPLYLRAPDVTLPAASKRVSA; encoded by the coding sequence GTGATTGTTGGCATCGACACCTCGCTCGGCACGGCCGTCGCCGTCGTCGAAGACGACGGGGTCGTGCGCGCCGAGGCATCCAGCGAGAACCCGCTCGCGCACGCCGAAGTCATCGGCACGCTGCTGCAGAACGTGCTCGCCGGCGCCGCACACGGCCCGGTCGGGGCGACGACGGCCGCCACGCCGGTCGAGGTGACGCACGTCGCGGCGGGCATGGGACCCGGGCCCTTCACGGGACTGCGCGTCGGCATCGCCGCGGCACGCGCCTTCGCCCTCGGCCGGAGTGTTCCCGTGGTCGCCGTGCCGAGCCACGACGCGGCCGCCCTCGCCCTGCTGATGCACGCCGCCCTCGCCGACCCCTTCGACGACGCGTCGCGATTCGCGGTCGTCACCGACGCACGCCGGCGCGAGTACGCCTACTCGGTCTACGACGGGCTCGACGACGACGGCATCCCCGTGCGCGTCGCCGGCCCCGCCCTCGCCCCGCGCGACGACGTCGACGCCGTGCTCGCGGGCCTCGGCGCCGAGCGGCGCGACGTCACCGCGATCCCCGCGGCGATGGTCGCCGCCCTCGCCGCGCGCGCGATCGCCGCGGGCCGCGCGCTCACCGGCGACGAGCCCCTCTACCTGCGCGCCCCCGACGTCACCCTGCCCGCCGCGTCGAAGCGGGTGAGCGCATGA
- the rimI gene encoding ribosomal protein S18-alanine N-acetyltransferase: MTLRTATAGDLTAIMDLERTSFPTDAWSEPMMQSELASPHGRYLVDVEAGRVIGYGGVRAVQGSADADIQTIALAEAARGRGRGRTLLRALLEVARERGAREMFLEVRADNPVATALYASEGFVEIGRRPRYYQPDDVDAVIMTLDLVAWAAHRAADGTALDAGACS, translated from the coding sequence ATGACGCTGCGCACCGCGACCGCCGGCGACCTCACCGCGATCATGGACCTCGAGCGCACGTCCTTTCCGACGGATGCCTGGAGCGAGCCCATGATGCAGAGCGAGCTCGCCTCGCCGCACGGGCGGTACCTCGTCGACGTCGAGGCGGGCCGCGTGATCGGCTACGGCGGCGTGCGCGCCGTGCAGGGCAGCGCCGACGCCGACATCCAGACCATCGCGCTCGCCGAGGCCGCGCGTGGGCGCGGGCGGGGGCGCACCCTGCTGCGGGCGCTGCTCGAGGTCGCCCGCGAGCGCGGCGCGCGCGAGATGTTCCTCGAGGTGCGCGCCGACAACCCCGTCGCCACGGCGCTCTACGCCTCGGAGGGCTTCGTCGAGATCGGACGTCGCCCGCGGTACTACCAGCCCGACGACGTCGACGCCGTCATCATGACCCTCGACCTCGTCGCCTGGGCCGCGCACCGCGCCGCGGACGGCACCGCCCTCGACGCAGGAGCCTGCTCATGA
- the tsaD gene encoding tRNA (adenosine(37)-N6)-threonylcarbamoyltransferase complex transferase subunit TsaD codes for MSAAEPLVLGIETSCDETGIGIVRGRTLLSNTIASSMDEHARYGGVVPEVAARAHLEALQPTIEAALAEAGVALDELDAIAVTSGPGLAGALMVGVGAAKALAVSLGKPLYAVNHLVGHIAADLLAGDEVEYPTVALLVSGGHTSLLLVRDLVSDVELLGETMDDAAGEAFDKIARILGLPYPGGPQIDRAAATGDPTAIRFPRGLSRASDMAEHRYDFSFSGLKTAVARWVEQAEAAGGDVSIGDVAASFREAVVDVLVTKALDACARHDVPRLLLGGGVIANRRLREVALARAEAAGVAVRIPPLSLCTDNGAMIAALAAQLIMSGRRPSTLAFGADSTLPVTQIQIAEQPPAGPGEAR; via the coding sequence ATGAGCGCCGCCGAACCCCTCGTCCTCGGCATCGAGACCAGCTGCGACGAGACGGGCATCGGGATCGTCCGCGGGCGAACGCTCCTCAGCAACACGATCGCCAGCTCGATGGACGAGCACGCCCGCTACGGCGGCGTCGTGCCCGAAGTCGCCGCCCGCGCGCACCTCGAGGCGCTGCAGCCGACGATCGAGGCCGCGCTCGCCGAGGCGGGCGTGGCCCTCGACGAACTCGACGCGATCGCCGTCACGAGCGGCCCCGGACTCGCCGGCGCCCTCATGGTCGGCGTCGGCGCGGCCAAGGCGCTCGCCGTCAGCCTCGGAAAGCCCCTCTACGCCGTCAACCACCTCGTCGGTCACATCGCCGCCGATCTCCTCGCCGGCGACGAGGTCGAGTACCCGACGGTCGCCCTGCTCGTCAGCGGCGGGCACACCTCACTGCTGCTCGTGCGCGACCTCGTCTCCGACGTCGAGCTGCTCGGCGAGACGATGGACGATGCTGCGGGCGAGGCCTTCGACAAGATCGCCCGCATTCTCGGGCTGCCCTACCCCGGCGGGCCCCAGATCGACCGTGCCGCCGCCACCGGCGACCCGACCGCGATCCGCTTTCCGCGGGGGCTGTCCCGGGCATCCGACATGGCGGAGCACCGCTACGACTTCTCGTTCTCGGGGCTCAAGACCGCCGTCGCGCGCTGGGTCGAACAGGCCGAGGCCGCCGGCGGCGACGTCTCGATCGGCGACGTCGCCGCATCGTTCCGCGAGGCGGTCGTCGACGTGCTGGTGACGAAGGCGCTGGATGCCTGTGCCCGCCACGACGTGCCGCGCCTGCTGCTCGGCGGCGGCGTCATCGCCAACCGGCGTCTGCGCGAGGTCGCACTCGCCCGCGCCGAGGCTGCGGGCGTCGCCGTCCGGATCCCGCCGCTGAGTCTCTGCACCGACAACGGGGCGATGATCGCCGCGCTCGCGGCGCAGCTGATCATGAGCGGCCGGCGCCCCTCGACCCTCGCCTTCGGCGCCGACTCGACCCTGCCCGTCACCCAGATCCAGATCGCCGAGCAGCCGCCCGCGGGCCCCGGGGAGGCGCGGTGA
- a CDS encoding class I SAM-dependent methyltransferase yields MELAELTALLTPEGLRLVDELGAIESTDGVATAVSRLRAAGLAPELVSAAVGQARLRTRARQKFGAFADRMLFTRAGLEQATRLEIGARHAGRFRDAGVARVADLGCGIGGDALALAGIGLDVLAVDADEVTAALAAYNLAPFADTAHVQHARAEDVDLAGADAVWLDPARRTAGHAETTRVGAGEWSPPLDWVWQLAARIPAGIKLGPAFDRALIPDDAEAQWISVDGSTIELVVWTGRLARPGIRRAALVVRAGAAAELTGAADADDAPVRALGAYVHEPEGAVIRARLIGEVARRIDAGMLDPRIAYLTSDAPATTPGGGPNPFVQSFRIREHLPNDLKALSRALRERGVGTLEIKKRGVDVDPATLRTKLKLRGPASATLLLTRIGDRRVTLLADRV; encoded by the coding sequence ATGGAACTCGCCGAGCTCACCGCGCTCCTGACCCCCGAAGGATTGCGACTCGTCGACGAGTTGGGCGCGATCGAGTCGACCGACGGCGTCGCCACGGCGGTGTCGCGACTGCGCGCGGCGGGCCTCGCCCCCGAGCTGGTCTCGGCGGCGGTCGGTCAGGCGCGGCTGCGCACCCGGGCGCGGCAGAAGTTCGGCGCGTTCGCCGACCGGATGCTCTTCACCCGCGCGGGGCTCGAACAGGCGACGCGCCTCGAGATCGGCGCGCGGCACGCCGGGCGCTTCCGCGATGCGGGCGTCGCACGCGTCGCCGACCTCGGCTGCGGCATCGGCGGCGACGCGCTCGCCCTCGCCGGAATCGGCCTCGACGTGCTCGCCGTCGACGCCGATGAGGTCACCGCCGCGCTGGCCGCCTACAACCTGGCACCCTTCGCCGACACCGCGCACGTGCAGCACGCCCGCGCCGAGGACGTCGACCTTGCGGGTGCGGATGCCGTGTGGCTCGATCCTGCCCGGCGCACCGCCGGCCATGCCGAGACGACCCGGGTGGGCGCGGGCGAGTGGTCGCCGCCCCTCGACTGGGTGTGGCAGTTGGCCGCCCGCATTCCGGCCGGCATCAAGCTGGGTCCGGCCTTCGATCGCGCGCTCATCCCCGACGACGCCGAGGCGCAGTGGATCAGCGTCGACGGCTCGACGATCGAACTGGTCGTGTGGACGGGGCGCCTGGCGCGGCCGGGCATCCGTCGTGCGGCGCTCGTCGTGCGCGCCGGCGCCGCGGCCGAGCTCACCGGCGCGGCCGACGCCGACGACGCCCCGGTGCGCGCACTCGGCGCGTACGTGCACGAGCCAGAGGGTGCCGTGATCCGCGCGCGCCTGATCGGCGAGGTCGCCCGCCGCATCGACGCGGGCATGCTCGACCCGCGGATCGCGTATCTGACCTCGGATGCCCCGGCCACCACGCCGGGCGGGGGCCCGAACCCGTTCGTGCAGAGCTTCCGCATCCGCGAGCACCTGCCGAACGACCTCAAGGCGCTCTCGCGCGCGCTGCGCGAGCGCGGCGTCGGCACCCTCGAGATCAAGAAGCGCGGCGTCGACGTCGATCCGGCGACGCTGCGCACGAAGCTGAAGCTGCGCGGCCCCGCATCGGCCACCCTGCTGTTGACCCGCATCGGCGACCGACGGGTGACGCTTCTCGCCGACCGCGTCTGA
- the groES gene encoding co-chaperone GroES, with translation MSVSIKPLEDRIVIQQVEAEQVTSSGLVIPDTAKEKPQEGEVVAVGPGRIDDNGNRVPLDVAVGDRVIYSKYGGTEVKFGADEYLVLSARDVLAVVVR, from the coding sequence GTGTCGGTTTCCATCAAGCCGCTCGAGGACCGCATCGTCATTCAGCAGGTCGAGGCCGAGCAGGTCACGTCCAGCGGTCTCGTCATCCCCGACACCGCCAAGGAGAAGCCCCAGGAGGGCGAGGTCGTGGCGGTCGGCCCCGGCCGCATCGACGACAACGGCAACCGCGTGCCGCTCGACGTCGCCGTCGGCGACCGCGTGATCTACAGCAAGTACGGCGGCACCGAGGTCAAGTTCGGCGCCGACGAGTACCTCGTGCTCTCGGCCCGCGACGTGCTCGCGGTCGTCGTTCGCTGA